The genomic stretch GGTGATGGAAGACCGCGAGGTCACCTGGCCCTTCGGATACGATGCTCAAGCCGGCTTCGAAGGCAATCTGCTGCGCACGGCGGCCCGTCTGGCCAACTTGAAGGTGTGCAGCGCCGCCGAGGAGCGGTCCCAGCATGCGGGCATGGGGTCCACGCTGGTCTGCCTCTGGCTGCACCAGCAGGAAGCCTTTTACTGCCACGTGGGGGACAGCCGGCTCTACCTCTATCGCAAGGGCGAGCTGCGGCAGTTGACGGAAGACCACTCGCTGGTGCAGGAGCAGATGAGAGCCGGCCTGATATCGGCGTCCACCGCCCGCCGCCATGCCCTGCGTCACGTGGTCACCCGGGCCATCGGCAGCCAGGAGTCGTTCCAGCCCGACGTGGACCGTCGGCCCCTGCAGACGGACGACGTCTTCCTGCTTTGCAGCGACGGACTCAACGACCGCCTGGAAGACCCCGAGATTGCCTCCCTGCTGGATGAGGACGACCTGGAGGCTTCTTGCCGCCGGCTGGTGCACGCCGCCAACAAGGCCGGAGGCGAAGACAACGTCACCGTGGTGTTGGTGCGGGTTTAGAGAAGCCTCTTAATAGCGGCGGGGGACGTAGCCCAGGCGATGGCGGATGCTCAGTTTGGGCCAGCCGTCGGGCGCTTCCAGCCTGACCCGGATGGTGCGCCAGTTATCCTCTTCGCCGTCAGCGGTCGAGGGGTTGTAGCCCACGACATACTGGTGGCGCAATTCGGTGTGGATGAGGTCGCAGTAATAGTCGAGCTGCTTGAAGCTGTCGGGGTAGAAGGAGCGCCCCCCCGTCAGGCGCACCAGGTTGGAGATGATGCCGCGTCCGTAGCCGATTTCGCCGCGCTCGCCGATGATGTAGATCTGAGCGTCCGATTCCTTGGCCAAGTCCTGGATCTCGCTGGAGGTGTAGCGGCTGGAATTATCTTCGCCGTCGGTGATGACGATAAGAGCCTTCTTGTCGTGCTGTCCTTCTTCGAGCTTTTCCAAGCCCAGATAGATGGCGTCGAAAAGAGC from Acidobacteriota bacterium encodes the following:
- a CDS encoding VWA domain-containing protein — its product is MAFQPGGGDEDIRRPPVISVRNDMVLVRATVTDALNRNVIGLEKEFFRVFEDKVEQDIVHFSNSKSPVSVGFILDLSGSMGDNILSARNSIIRFLEQGDPSDEYFLVTFNDRTAVAQDFTPRGENIRGQVAFTGTKGRTALFDAIYLGLEKLEEGQHDKKALIVITDGEDNSSRYTSSEIQDLAKESDAQIYIIGERGEIGYGRGIISNLVRLTGGRSFYPDSFKQLDYYCDLIHTELRHQYVVGYNPSTADGEEDNWRTIRVRLEAPDGWPKLSIRHRLGYVPRRY
- a CDS encoding Stp1/IreP family PP2C-type Ser/Thr phosphatase, whose protein sequence is MTKYAALSDTGRKRSSNQDAWFADVERGLFLLADGMGGHAAGEVAAELTVRTFKEFASLVMEDREVTWPFGYDAQAGFEGNLLRTAARLANLKVCSAAEERSQHAGMGSTLVCLWLHQQEAFYCHVGDSRLYLYRKGELRQLTEDHSLVQEQMRAGLISASTARRHALRHVVTRAIGSQESFQPDVDRRPLQTDDVFLLCSDGLNDRLEDPEIASLLDEDDLEASCRRLVHAANKAGGEDNVTVVLVRV